A genomic region of Salinibacter pepae contains the following coding sequences:
- a CDS encoding AsmA-like C-terminal region-containing protein, translating to MPDEAPAEASRSNPGRSRRLLKWGGGLLGGLLVLVLGAALLLPRLFPSEQLKGYVVPPLEAATGRQVHIDAIGLRVLPAPAVRVSGFRLANAEGYGPAPAVEARALTVDVALWPLLLLDIRPTAVALEAPVVRYEVGKDGATNFDDLGATDTTAAAGDESPLAGIPVSSFRVSEAQMHYTDRSSGQALRLDLDAQLSARADGAAIRSEGTVDLRSVRALLPSVGPDTLAVQDARATYDVRVAPADGQVHLRSLQLDTAPLTLSAEGALSGLGGRPAVDLTFETGRTNLAEIAAFAPAAAVAGVNPQGTLALEGTLTGPLADTTEGLALSATGQLAEAGVDYEGAALLRDLSADLSLTLDSVAARSVDGRLLGASLAGDLSVRDLGRDPRIALQLTTGAMNLADLAAFAPPEEVGAYNPQGTLRLDVTARGPVPSDAASMRQLAIDGSGRLAGGGVDYEGEALLRDLRAGLGFSGTAASVQDLNGQLLGRPVSGRIRVRDLFGRPQIKGQLAGTADLPRLASLAGADAPAGSIAGQADYDVQFEGPTGAPDAIRPRGTVRLSNVRVPYASFRNPVEIPDATVQLTGTGLSMDRFAVRSGEQAASLRATVQDLFPLSEGLAEADPTLSATFALTADRLDLVALYPEPDTSDVAYSQLFAAHLSGGTLDGQSPEAVADEMYGGVQLPAYAVEGRVEVGTLRNDPQRFDDLSFDVQMDDRRLRVQNLTGTTYEGTLAGSLTLDQRGATSASVRPAPHSVWLAAAAPGRVPPATTPAPASALTYDFELRDAQAGAVLEDWTTLGRLVTGTLTLDADGETALTDGFLPRTEAFTAVGQSLVANGGLSLDVGPAQALVDALNLPVASVKEVNRLGGPFAIEDGQFRLNTWDFGGPRVNGQLNGALGLGGGVDLEMTLQVPLSTLSKSGLPGRLGGGDGQLGALLSTLVEGDADAEAVPVTIRLGGTMRDPSVEVLNKDAIVSTIRSLAKEEGLNRLRDLFGGMGASRAPPERAFRRGYHPNTGRGSGGHPGDP from the coding sequence ATGCCCGACGAAGCCCCTGCCGAAGCCTCCCGTTCCAACCCGGGCCGCTCGCGTCGTCTGCTGAAGTGGGGTGGGGGACTCCTCGGCGGACTCCTCGTTCTGGTTCTCGGCGCGGCCCTTCTCTTGCCCCGTCTCTTTCCCTCCGAGCAGCTGAAGGGCTACGTCGTGCCGCCCCTGGAGGCGGCGACGGGGCGACAGGTACACATCGACGCGATCGGGCTGCGCGTGCTGCCGGCCCCTGCCGTGCGTGTCTCGGGCTTTCGCCTCGCCAACGCCGAGGGCTACGGGCCGGCGCCCGCCGTGGAAGCCCGGGCGTTGACCGTGGACGTGGCCCTCTGGCCCCTGCTTTTGCTGGACATTCGGCCGACGGCCGTGGCCCTGGAGGCACCGGTGGTGCGCTACGAGGTGGGCAAGGACGGGGCGACCAACTTTGATGATCTGGGGGCGACCGACACGACTGCGGCGGCGGGCGACGAGTCGCCGCTCGCCGGCATCCCCGTGTCGAGTTTTCGCGTGTCTGAGGCACAGATGCACTACACGGACCGGTCTAGCGGTCAGGCCCTCCGGCTGGACCTCGATGCGCAACTGAGCGCGCGCGCAGACGGGGCGGCCATCAGGAGCGAAGGGACCGTCGACCTGCGGTCCGTGCGGGCGCTGCTGCCCAGCGTGGGGCCCGACACCCTTGCGGTGCAAGATGCCCGGGCGACCTATGACGTCCGTGTGGCCCCAGCCGACGGGCAGGTCCACCTCCGCTCCTTACAGCTCGATACGGCTCCGCTCACGCTCTCCGCCGAAGGCGCCCTGTCCGGACTTGGCGGGCGGCCCGCCGTCGACCTCACGTTCGAAACGGGGCGCACCAACCTCGCCGAGATCGCGGCGTTTGCGCCGGCCGCGGCGGTGGCGGGCGTCAATCCGCAGGGCACGCTCGCCCTCGAGGGCACGCTGACGGGGCCGCTGGCCGACACGACGGAGGGCCTCGCCCTGTCGGCCACGGGGCAGCTGGCCGAGGCGGGCGTGGACTACGAGGGCGCGGCCCTGCTCCGCGACCTGAGCGCCGACCTGTCGCTCACGCTCGACTCGGTGGCCGCGCGGTCCGTGGACGGGCGTCTGCTGGGCGCCTCGCTTGCCGGCGACCTGTCGGTCCGCGACCTGGGAAGGGACCCGCGCATCGCGCTCCAACTGACGACGGGCGCGATGAACCTTGCGGACCTCGCCGCCTTCGCCCCGCCGGAAGAGGTCGGTGCGTACAATCCGCAGGGGACGCTTCGACTCGACGTGACGGCTCGGGGCCCGGTGCCGTCGGACGCCGCGTCGATGCGGCAACTTGCCATTGACGGGTCCGGGCGGCTTGCGGGCGGTGGCGTGGACTACGAAGGGGAGGCGCTCCTCCGCGACCTGCGGGCGGGGCTCGGGTTTTCGGGCACGGCGGCCTCGGTGCAGGACCTGAACGGACAGCTTCTGGGCCGCCCGGTCTCGGGGAGAATCCGTGTGCGCGATCTGTTTGGTCGGCCGCAGATAAAAGGGCAGCTCGCCGGAACGGCGGACCTGCCCCGCCTCGCATCCCTCGCGGGGGCCGATGCCCCGGCGGGGTCGATTGCGGGGCAGGCCGACTACGACGTGCAGTTTGAGGGCCCGACGGGCGCCCCCGACGCGATCCGCCCCCGAGGGACGGTGCGCCTGTCCAATGTCCGGGTGCCCTACGCGTCGTTCCGGAATCCGGTCGAGATACCCGACGCCACCGTGCAGCTGACCGGCACGGGCCTCTCGATGGACCGGTTTGCGGTCCGGTCGGGCGAGCAGGCCGCGTCGCTACGGGCCACCGTGCAGGACCTGTTTCCCCTTTCGGAGGGGCTGGCGGAGGCCGACCCCACGCTGTCCGCAACCTTTGCGCTCACCGCCGACCGTCTCGACCTCGTGGCCCTCTATCCGGAGCCCGACACGTCGGACGTGGCCTACTCGCAGCTCTTCGCCGCGCACCTGTCGGGCGGGACGCTGGATGGGCAGTCGCCCGAGGCCGTGGCCGACGAGATGTACGGGGGCGTTCAGCTGCCGGCGTACGCCGTAGAGGGGCGCGTTGAGGTGGGCACGTTGCGGAACGACCCCCAACGCTTCGACGACCTGTCGTTCGACGTGCAGATGGACGACCGGCGGCTGCGGGTGCAGAACCTGACGGGGACCACCTACGAGGGCACCCTGGCCGGCTCGCTCACGCTCGATCAGCGGGGGGCGACGTCCGCCTCGGTGAGGCCGGCGCCCCACTCGGTCTGGCTCGCCGCGGCCGCCCCGGGACGGGTTCCCCCTGCGACGACCCCTGCGCCGGCATCGGCACTCACGTACGATTTCGAGCTGCGGGACGCACAGGCCGGGGCCGTCCTTGAAGACTGGACGACACTGGGGCGCCTCGTAACCGGCACGTTGACCCTTGACGCCGACGGGGAGACCGCCCTCACGGATGGCTTCTTGCCCCGGACGGAGGCCTTCACCGCCGTTGGGCAGTCGCTCGTCGCCAATGGCGGCCTGTCGCTCGACGTGGGGCCGGCCCAGGCCCTCGTCGACGCGCTGAACCTGCCGGTGGCCTCCGTGAAAGAGGTCAACCGCCTTGGCGGCCCGTTCGCCATCGAGGACGGCCAGTTCCGGCTGAACACGTGGGATTTCGGGGGCCCGCGGGTGAACGGGCAGTTGAACGGCGCGCTGGGCCTGGGCGGCGGCGTGGATCTCGAAATGACGCTGCAGGTGCCCCTCTCGACCCTCAGTAAGTCGGGCCTGCCCGGGCGCTTGGGCGGGGGGGACGGCCAGCTCGGGGCCCTCCTCAGCACGCTCGTGGAGGGAGACGCCGACGCCGAGGCTGTGCCGGTGACGATCCGCCTGGGGGGCACGATGCGCGACCCGTCCGTGGAGGTCCTAAACAAGGACGCCATCGTGTCGACCATCCGCTCGCTGGCAAAGGAGGAGGGCCTCAACCGCCTCCGAGACCTGTTTGGGGGGATGGGGGCGAGTAGGGCCCCGCCCGAGCGCGCTTTCCGCAGGGGCTACCACCCGAACACAGGCCGGGGGAGCGGGGGCCACCCGGGGGATCCGTAA
- a CDS encoding sodium-dependent transporter: protein MSTTSTDREQWSSRIGFVLAAAGSAIGLGNIWRFPYLAGEGGGGAFVLIYLLCILFIGMPYLFGELSLGRNSQKNPVGAIKSITGGGSAWIVVGGFCVLAGFVILSYYSVVAGWAVGYAVKDILAPTMGFEAFAASPWLNVGLVAFFLLLTLLVVAGGVEKGIERWAKILLPVLFVLILLVIVRAVTLEGAAEGLRFYLVPDFSEITFDLVIAALGQAFFTLSLGMGAMITYGSYLPKREDIAMSGGYVVLFNTMIALMAGFMIFPALFAMGADPATGPALVFVVLPEVFAQMPLGGIVEFLFFLLLSIAALTSSISLLEVVVSYFVDEKNWSRRKSVLIIGVITFLMALPSALSFGAVGAFSDLSYLFGEGGLFGQNNVLGVLDYLIGSAGLAVGAFFLSVFIGWVWGADRAADELRQGSSTLADGLLGVWIFGMRYIIPVVVFGIVMGYLTGTL, encoded by the coding sequence ATGAGCACGACCTCGACCGACCGAGAGCAGTGGTCGTCCCGGATCGGCTTTGTTCTCGCCGCCGCCGGGTCCGCCATCGGGCTGGGCAACATCTGGCGCTTTCCCTACCTCGCCGGAGAGGGCGGGGGCGGGGCCTTTGTCCTCATCTATTTGCTGTGCATCCTCTTCATCGGGATGCCCTACCTGTTCGGCGAACTGTCGCTGGGGCGCAACAGCCAAAAGAACCCGGTCGGCGCCATCAAGTCCATCACCGGCGGCGGCTCCGCCTGGATCGTGGTGGGGGGCTTCTGCGTGCTCGCCGGGTTCGTGATTCTGAGCTACTACAGCGTGGTGGCCGGCTGGGCCGTGGGGTACGCGGTAAAGGACATCCTCGCCCCCACCATGGGCTTTGAGGCCTTTGCGGCGTCCCCGTGGCTGAACGTGGGGCTGGTGGCCTTCTTTCTGCTGCTCACCCTTCTGGTGGTGGCGGGCGGGGTGGAGAAGGGCATCGAACGGTGGGCCAAGATCCTGCTCCCCGTTCTGTTCGTGCTGATTCTCCTCGTCATCGTCCGGGCCGTCACGCTCGAAGGGGCCGCGGAGGGACTGCGCTTCTACCTCGTGCCCGACTTCTCGGAGATCACCTTCGACCTCGTCATCGCCGCCCTCGGGCAGGCCTTCTTTACCCTCAGCCTCGGCATGGGGGCCATGATCACCTACGGCTCGTACCTGCCCAAGCGCGAAGACATCGCCATGTCGGGCGGCTATGTGGTCCTGTTCAACACGATGATTGCCCTCATGGCCGGGTTCATGATCTTCCCGGCCCTGTTCGCGATGGGCGCCGATCCGGCCACCGGGCCCGCGCTCGTGTTCGTGGTCCTGCCCGAGGTGTTTGCCCAGATGCCCCTCGGGGGCATCGTCGAGTTCCTGTTCTTCCTCCTCCTGTCGATTGCGGCGCTCACCTCCAGCATCTCTCTGCTGGAGGTCGTGGTGTCCTACTTCGTCGACGAGAAGAACTGGTCCCGCCGCAAGTCGGTGCTCATTATCGGGGTCATCACGTTCCTTATGGCCCTTCCCTCCGCCCTCTCCTTCGGCGCGGTCGGGGCGTTCAGTGACCTGAGCTATCTCTTCGGCGAGGGCGGCCTGTTCGGCCAGAACAACGTGCTCGGCGTCCTCGATTATCTCATTGGAAGCGCCGGGCTGGCGGTCGGGGCGTTCTTTCTGAGCGTCTTCATCGGGTGGGTATGGGGCGCCGACCGGGCGGCCGACGAGCTCCGTCAGGGCAGCTCGACCCTGGCGGACGGCTTGCTGGGCGTCTGGATCTTCGGCATGCGGTACATCATTCCGGTCGTCGTCTTCGGCATCGTGATGGGCTACCTGACCGGCACGCTGTAA
- a CDS encoding sodium-dependent transporter: MAFPSPEREQWSSRLGFVLAAAGSAIGLGNIWRFPFKAGDNGGGAFVLIYLACLLFLCVPYLFAELALGRNSKRNPVGAIRAIRGHSLWSLVGGLCVGTGLAIFSYYAVVAGWAVGYVFRDLTAAGASGAAFAQFIADPLWVVPLFGGFLVATAGVVARGVRRGIERWAKILMPVLFVLLCLIAFRAVTLPGAGAGLEFYLTPDFSQVSVLMVVEALGQAFFSLSLGMGTMITYGSYLPDDENLVVAGGYVAGFDTLIALMAGLMIFPAVFAMGQNPAEGPSLVFVVLPDVFGAMPLGSFVGTLFFLFLAIAAFTSGISLLEVFVSYLVDETAWSRRTAAWGAGGVAFVIGLPSALSQGAVPALSDLSWLVGDRLLGPAPGVLDVVDFLWGSVALVLSAALLSVFVGWVWDADDALDELRTGDGPAMGRWVGPVWRAAIKYAFPVTILTVLVVDLLYGVL, encoded by the coding sequence ATGGCATTTCCTTCTCCGGAACGGGAGCAGTGGAGCTCTCGGCTCGGCTTCGTCCTCGCCGCGGCGGGGTCGGCCATCGGCCTGGGCAACATCTGGCGGTTTCCCTTCAAGGCCGGCGACAACGGGGGCGGCGCCTTCGTGCTGATCTACCTCGCCTGCCTCCTGTTTCTCTGCGTTCCGTATCTCTTTGCGGAGCTGGCCCTCGGGCGCAACAGCAAACGGAATCCGGTCGGGGCCATCCGGGCCATTCGAGGGCATTCGCTCTGGTCGCTCGTCGGGGGGCTCTGCGTGGGGACGGGGCTCGCGATTTTCAGCTACTACGCGGTGGTGGCCGGCTGGGCCGTGGGGTACGTATTTCGGGACCTCACCGCCGCGGGGGCGTCGGGCGCCGCCTTTGCCCAATTCATTGCCGATCCGCTGTGGGTCGTTCCGCTGTTTGGCGGCTTTCTTGTCGCCACGGCCGGGGTGGTTGCCCGGGGGGTGCGTCGGGGCATCGAGCGGTGGGCAAAAATTTTGATGCCGGTGCTGTTCGTCCTCCTCTGCCTCATCGCCTTTCGGGCCGTCACCCTGCCCGGTGCGGGTGCCGGGCTGGAATTTTACCTGACGCCCGATTTTTCGCAGGTGTCGGTCCTGATGGTCGTCGAGGCGCTCGGCCAGGCCTTCTTTTCCCTGAGCCTCGGCATGGGGACGATGATCACGTACGGCTCGTACCTGCCCGACGACGAGAACCTGGTCGTCGCCGGCGGCTACGTTGCGGGCTTCGACACCCTCATTGCCCTCATGGCGGGCCTGATGATCTTCCCCGCCGTGTTCGCGATGGGCCAGAACCCGGCGGAGGGCCCCTCGCTCGTGTTCGTGGTCCTGCCCGACGTGTTCGGGGCAATGCCGCTCGGGTCGTTCGTCGGGACGCTGTTTTTCCTCTTTCTCGCCATCGCCGCCTTTACGTCGGGCATTTCGCTGCTGGAGGTGTTCGTCTCGTACCTCGTTGACGAAACGGCCTGGTCCCGCCGCACGGCGGCCTGGGGCGCCGGGGGCGTCGCGTTTGTGATCGGCCTGCCGTCGGCCCTGTCACAGGGGGCCGTGCCCGCCCTCAGCGACCTGTCGTGGCTCGTCGGGGACCGCCTCCTCGGGCCCGCCCCTGGGGTCCTGGACGTCGTGGACTTTCTGTGGGGAAGCGTGGCGCTCGTCCTCAGCGCCGCCCTCCTGAGTGTGTTCGTAGGGTGGGTGTGGGACGCCGACGACGCCCTGGACGAATTGCGGACCGGCGACGGACCCGCGATGGGGCGATGGGTCGGCCCTGTCTGGCGGGCGGCAATCAAATACGCCTTCCCCGTTACGATCCTGACCGTGCTGGTCGTCGACCTGCTCTACGGCGTGCTGTGA
- the purF gene encoding amidophosphoribosyltransferase codes for MSDAVQEHCGIFGIFNHPEAARHTYYGLHALQHRGQEAAGIVTSTYDEQQEQPTMPAYKDFGLVLDVFDDPALFNEQLLGDVSIGHNRYSTSGASSNRDNIQPLVVHHRKGNLALSHNGNLSNAKELRDSFREQGTLFQTTSDSELILHLTAQSRRQNHLDQIVDALMQVEGAYSLLLMTDEHMIAVRDPNGFRPLALGRLETPERHEGPAYCVASETCAFDMIDAEYVRDIEPGEILVIDREGCVSDGDFESHEIPTKYGVSQCVFEYVYFSRPDSQIFGEMVDKVRRQLGIQLAQEAPIPEEAEDDEKTPIVVPVPDSANTSTLGFAEECQDMGRRCRFDLGLIRNHYVGRTFIAPGQDRREMKVRCKFNTVQGLLEDRTVVVLDDSIVRGTTARYLVKMLRDSGAKSVHFRVSSPPVISPCFYGMDFPDADELLANKFDSIEEMRDYLGVDSLAYLSVGGLMKAVKRANHSGLSYCNACFTGDYPVPVDKDMSKEEFDRQAPAPRTQ; via the coding sequence ATGAGCGACGCCGTTCAAGAGCACTGCGGCATCTTTGGCATCTTCAATCACCCCGAGGCCGCCCGGCACACCTACTACGGGCTGCACGCCCTGCAGCATCGGGGCCAGGAGGCCGCCGGCATCGTCACCTCCACCTACGACGAGCAGCAGGAGCAGCCCACGATGCCGGCCTACAAGGACTTCGGCCTCGTGCTGGACGTGTTCGACGACCCGGCCCTCTTCAACGAGCAGCTGCTGGGGGACGTGAGCATCGGGCACAACCGATACTCCACGAGTGGGGCGTCCTCGAACCGGGACAACATCCAGCCCCTGGTGGTGCACCACCGGAAGGGAAACCTCGCCCTGTCGCACAACGGCAACCTGTCGAACGCCAAGGAGCTCCGCGATAGCTTCCGCGAGCAAGGCACCCTCTTCCAGACCACCAGCGACAGCGAGCTCATCCTACACCTGACGGCACAGAGCCGCCGGCAGAACCACCTCGACCAGATTGTCGATGCCCTTATGCAAGTCGAGGGCGCCTACTCGCTGCTCCTGATGACGGACGAGCACATGATTGCCGTCCGCGACCCGAACGGGTTCCGGCCGCTTGCCCTGGGCCGCCTGGAGACGCCGGAGCGCCACGAGGGGCCGGCCTACTGCGTCGCCAGCGAGACGTGCGCCTTCGACATGATCGACGCGGAGTACGTGCGCGACATTGAGCCGGGCGAGATCCTGGTGATCGACCGCGAGGGGTGCGTGAGCGACGGTGACTTCGAGAGCCACGAGATCCCGACGAAGTACGGGGTCAGCCAGTGCGTCTTCGAGTACGTCTACTTCTCGCGCCCCGACTCGCAGATCTTTGGGGAGATGGTGGACAAGGTGCGGCGCCAGCTCGGCATCCAGCTGGCCCAGGAGGCGCCCATTCCCGAGGAGGCGGAGGACGACGAGAAGACCCCGATCGTGGTGCCGGTGCCGGACTCGGCCAACACCTCCACACTCGGGTTTGCGGAGGAGTGTCAGGACATGGGACGGCGCTGCCGGTTCGACCTCGGCCTCATCCGCAACCACTACGTGGGCCGCACCTTTATCGCCCCCGGCCAGGACCGCCGCGAGATGAAGGTGCGCTGCAAGTTCAACACGGTGCAGGGCCTGTTGGAGGACCGGACCGTCGTGGTGCTCGACGACTCGATCGTGCGGGGGACCACGGCGCGCTACCTCGTGAAGATGCTGCGCGACTCCGGCGCCAAGAGCGTTCACTTCCGGGTGTCGTCCCCACCGGTCATCAGCCCGTGCTTCTACGGCATGGACTTCCCGGATGCCGACGAGCTACTGGCCAACAAATTTGACAGCATCGAGGAGATGCGCGACTATCTCGGCGTCGACTCCCTGGCGTACCTGTCGGTGGGGGGGCTCATGAAGGCCGTGAAGCGGGCCAACCACAGCGGCCTCAGCTACTGCAACGCCTGCTTTACCGGCGACTACCCGGTGCCCGTCGACAAGGACATGAGCAAGGAGGAGTTCGATCGGCAAGCGCCGGCGCCTCGGACGCAGTAG
- the ggt gene encoding gamma-glutamyltransferase has product MSMRPTARILGCALLFVVGVFALPAWTSAPNASRPGSSSGTAGPAPVPEYAENGMVVSAKKRASQAGVSMLKKGGNAVDAAVATGFALAVVHPYAGNLGGGGFMVVRMPDGSVTTIDHREDAPSGATQDVYLDDDGNAVRQRSRRGYLASGVPGTVAGLLTALDEHGTLDRATVMAPAIRLAEEGFPLPHTMAEDLNDRYEAFAEFPATKTYFTKGRASAEYRAGERFVQSDLARTLKRIRDKGRAEFYDGRTASLIAEQFQANGGLIDAEDLAEYEAVERDPVTATYRGYEVHSMGPPSSGGVAIAQLLNAAEMRDIGQMGFNSSATAHYIGEAMRRVFADRAKWLGDPDHVEVPTEGLIQEDYMRERMASFDSSRITPTDSVRAGEPMLAGESMETSHYSVADSSGMAVSVTTTLNSGYGSKVMIDGAGFFMNNEMNDFVLKPGVPNQFGLSGTKRNLVAPDRRMVSSMSPTIVETPEGELSLVIGAPGGSTIITTTFQVIMNVIDHGMDIEQAVTAGRIHHQWKPRHLSHEEFALSRDAVRNLRARGWEVTEGVFGGIPRWGRAQGLRVTQSGDEGRVFYGGSDPRADGAAVGF; this is encoded by the coding sequence ATGTCCATGCGTCCGACGGCTCGCATTCTCGGCTGCGCGCTTCTATTCGTCGTTGGCGTCTTTGCCCTCCCGGCCTGGACGTCCGCCCCGAACGCGTCGCGCCCCGGCTCGTCGTCCGGAACGGCCGGCCCCGCACCGGTCCCCGAGTACGCCGAGAACGGAATGGTCGTCTCCGCGAAGAAGCGGGCCTCCCAAGCGGGGGTGTCGATGCTCAAGAAGGGCGGCAACGCCGTCGACGCGGCCGTGGCCACGGGCTTCGCCCTGGCCGTCGTGCACCCCTACGCGGGCAACCTGGGCGGCGGCGGGTTTATGGTCGTTCGCATGCCTGACGGGTCGGTGACGACCATCGATCACCGCGAGGACGCGCCCAGCGGGGCCACGCAGGACGTGTACCTCGACGACGACGGCAACGCCGTCCGCCAGCGCAGCCGGCGGGGCTACCTGGCCTCGGGGGTGCCCGGCACCGTGGCGGGCCTGCTGACGGCCCTCGACGAGCACGGCACGCTCGACCGCGCGACGGTCATGGCCCCGGCCATTCGGCTCGCCGAGGAGGGCTTTCCGCTGCCGCACACAATGGCGGAGGACCTGAACGACCGCTACGAGGCGTTCGCCGAGTTTCCGGCGACCAAGACGTACTTCACGAAGGGCCGTGCATCGGCGGAGTATCGGGCGGGCGAGCGGTTCGTGCAGTCGGACCTGGCCCGCACCTTGAAGCGCATTCGGGACAAGGGCAGGGCTGAGTTCTACGACGGGCGAACGGCCTCGCTCATCGCCGAGCAGTTTCAGGCCAACGGGGGGCTGATTGACGCGGAGGACCTGGCCGAGTACGAGGCGGTGGAGCGGGATCCGGTGACGGCAACCTACCGGGGGTACGAGGTGCACTCGATGGGGCCGCCGTCCTCCGGGGGCGTCGCCATTGCCCAGCTCCTCAACGCGGCCGAGATGCGAGACATCGGCCAGATGGGCTTCAACTCTAGCGCGACCGCCCACTACATCGGGGAGGCGATGCGCCGCGTCTTTGCCGACCGGGCGAAGTGGCTCGGGGATCCCGACCACGTGGAAGTGCCCACGGAGGGACTCATCCAGGAGGACTACATGCGCGAGCGGATGGCGTCCTTCGACTCCAGCCGCATCACGCCCACCGACTCGGTGCGGGCCGGGGAGCCCATGCTGGCGGGCGAGTCGATGGAGACGAGCCACTACTCGGTCGCCGACAGCAGCGGCATGGCCGTGAGCGTCACGACCACGCTCAACAGCGGCTACGGCTCGAAGGTGATGATCGACGGGGCCGGCTTCTTCATGAACAACGAGATGAACGACTTCGTGCTGAAGCCGGGCGTTCCCAACCAGTTTGGCCTCTCGGGGACGAAGCGCAACCTCGTGGCGCCGGACCGTCGCATGGTGTCCTCCATGTCGCCCACGATCGTCGAAACCCCGGAGGGCGAGCTTTCCCTGGTGATCGGGGCGCCGGGCGGGTCGACCATCATCACGACCACGTTCCAGGTCATCATGAACGTGATCGACCACGGGATGGACATCGAGCAGGCCGTCACGGCCGGGCGCATCCACCACCAGTGGAAGCCGCGTCACCTCAGCCACGAGGAGTTCGCGCTTTCGCGGGATGCGGTCCGAAACCTCCGGGCACGCGGGTGGGAGGTAACGGAGGGCGTCTTCGGGGGCATCCCGCGATGGGGGCGCGCGCAGGGCCTCCGCGTCACACAGTCGGGCGATGAGGGGCGGGTGTTCTACGGCGGATCGGACCCGCGGGCCGACGGGGCGGCGGTGGGATTCTGA
- a CDS encoding serine hydrolase domain-containing protein, with translation MSIRRAAPRSAPCWPLALSVLGSLLLLSLLTAPAHAQPGPTTETWRAHPPGSYGFDSFALAAAVDRAADLAPPLTSLLVARNTTTVAEVYFNGHNPDQGANLKSASKSVLSALAGIALADGILDGVDEPIGPFFPPLLADAPRKQRITVDHLLTQQTGLQSTSFGNYGAWVSSPDWVADALRRPLVDRPGGDMIYSTGTTHILGAVLAEASGRSLRAFAQDRLFNPLGVRIRSWQQSPTGRYFGGNNMALTPRAMLRFGQLYLNGGRYRGRQVLPSDWVDLSWRTYVRSTYRGHQYGYLWFTHELGGERVAFAWGYGGQYVFVVPRLDLVVACTSSLRDRPRGSDDHNEQILRLLAEHIIPAAQGRYGSPGWPPLPRPVFGW, from the coding sequence ATGTCCATCCGTCGTGCGGCGCCTCGGAGCGCGCCCTGCTGGCCCCTTGCGCTCTCGGTCCTGGGCAGCCTGCTCCTCTTGTCCCTGCTGACGGCCCCCGCGCACGCGCAGCCCGGCCCCACGACGGAAACGTGGCGGGCCCACCCGCCCGGGTCGTACGGGTTCGACAGTTTTGCGCTCGCCGCGGCCGTAGACCGGGCCGCCGACCTTGCCCCTCCGCTCACCAGCCTGCTCGTGGCCCGCAACACGACGACGGTGGCCGAGGTCTACTTCAACGGACACAATCCTGATCAGGGAGCCAACCTCAAGTCTGCCAGCAAGAGCGTGCTCAGTGCCCTCGCCGGGATTGCCCTCGCGGACGGCATCCTCGACGGCGTCGACGAGCCCATCGGCCCGTTTTTCCCACCCCTCCTCGCCGACGCCCCGCGCAAGCAGCGCATTACGGTCGATCACCTGCTCACGCAGCAGACGGGCCTACAATCGACGAGCTTCGGAAACTACGGCGCGTGGGTCTCGAGTCCCGACTGGGTGGCGGATGCATTGCGGCGCCCCCTGGTCGACCGGCCGGGGGGCGACATGATTTACAGCACCGGCACCACGCACATCCTAGGGGCCGTCCTCGCCGAGGCGAGCGGCCGGTCGCTCCGGGCCTTTGCGCAGGACCGCCTCTTCAACCCGCTCGGGGTGCGCATCCGCAGCTGGCAGCAATCCCCCACGGGCCGCTACTTCGGCGGCAACAACATGGCCCTCACGCCCCGAGCGATGCTGCGGTTCGGCCAGTTGTACCTGAACGGCGGGCGCTACCGGGGCCGGCAGGTGCTGCCGTCGGACTGGGTTGACCTGTCCTGGCGGACCTACGTGCGCTCCACCTACCGCGGCCACCAGTACGGATACCTCTGGTTCACGCACGAGCTTGGGGGCGAGCGTGTGGCGTTCGCCTGGGGCTACGGCGGGCAGTACGTCTTCGTGGTCCCCCGGCTCGACCTCGTCGTGGCCTGCACCTCATCGCTCCGGGATCGCCCCCGCGGCAGCGACGACCACAACGAGCAGATCCTACGCCTGCTGGCAGAGCACATCATCCCGGCCGCGCAGGGGCGTTACGGATCCCCCGGGTGGCCCCCGCTCCCCCGGCCTGTGTTCGGGTGGTAG